A stretch of Triticum aestivum cultivar Chinese Spring chromosome 1D, IWGSC CS RefSeq v2.1, whole genome shotgun sequence DNA encodes these proteins:
- the LOC100192138 gene encoding probable WRKY transcription factor 26 encodes MSSSTGSLDHAGFTFTPPPFITSFTELLSGSGAGDAERSPRGFNRGGRAGAPKFKSAQPPSLPISSPFSCFSIPAGLSPAELLDSPVLLNYSHILASPTTGAIPARRYDWQASADLNTFQQDEPCRGDSGLFGFSFHAVKSNATVNAQANCLPLFKEQQQQQQQQVVEVSNKSSSGGGNNKQVEDGYNWRKYGQKQVKGSENPRSYYKCTYNNCSMKKKVERSLADGRITQIVYKGAHDHPKPLSTRRNSSGCAAVVAEDHANGSEHSGPTPENSSVTFGDDEADNGLQLSDGAEPVTKRRKEHADNEGSSGGTGGCGKPVREPRLVVQTLSDIDILDDGFRWRKYGQKVVKGNPNPRSYYKCTTVGCPVRKHVERASHDNRAVITTYEGKHSHDVPVGRGRALPATSSSDSSGVIWPAAVPAPYTLEMLTNPAAGHRGYAAGGAFQRTKDEPRDDMFVESLLC; translated from the exons ATGTCCTCCTCCACGGGGAGCTTGGACCACGCAGGGTTCACGTTCACGCCGCCGCCCTTCATCACGTCCTTCACCGAGCTTCTGTCAGGGTCCGGCGCCGGCGACGCGGAGCGGTCGCCAAGGGGGTTCAACCGAGGGGGCCGGGCCGGGGCGCCCAAGTTCAAGTCCGCGCAGCCGCCCAGCCTGCCCATCTCGTCGCCCTTCTCCTGCTTCTCCATCCCTGCGGGCCTCAGCCCTGCTGAGCTGCTCGACTCCCCCGTTCTCCTCAACTACTCCCAT ATCCTGGCGTCTCCGACCACAGGTGCGATCCCTGCGCGGAGGTACGACTGGCAGGCGAGCGCCGATCTGAACACCTTTCAGCAGGATGAGCCCTGCCGAGGAGACAGCGGCCTCTTTGGCTTCTCCTTTCACGCAGTGAAGTCCAACGCCACGGTCAACGCTCAAGCAAATTGCTTACCTTTATTCAAG gagcagcagcagcagcaacaacaacaagtgGTAGAAGTGAGCAACaagagcagcagcggcggcggcaacaACAAGCAGGTTGAGGACGGATACAACTGGAGGAAGTACGGGCAGAAGCAAGTTAAGGGGAGCGAGAACCCGCGGAGCTACTACAAGTGCACCTACAACAATTGCTCCATGAAGAAGAAAGTGGAGCGCTCTCTCGCCGACGGCCGCATCACGCAGATTGTCTACAAGGGCGCACACGACCACCCGAAGCCCCTCTCCACGCGCCGCAACTCCTCCGGCTGTGCGGCGGTCGTCGCGGAGGATCATGCCAACGGCTCGGAGCACTCTGGGCCGACGCCGGAGAATTCATCCGTCACTTTCGGAGACGATGAGGCCGACAACGGGTTGCAGCTCAGTGATGGCGCTGAGCCCGTGACCAAGCGCCG GAAGGAGCATGCCGACAACGAGGGCAGTTCAGGTGGCACCGGCGGCTGCGGGAAGCCCGTGCGCGAGCCGAGGCTTGTGGTGCAGACGCTGAGCGATATAGACATACTCGACGACGGCTTCCGGTGGAGGAAGTACGGGCAGAAGGTTGTCAAGGGCAATCCCAaccccaggagctactacaagtgcACAACGGTGGGTTGCCCAGTGCGCAAGCATGTGGAGCGGGCCTCGCACGACAACCGCGCGGTGATCACCACCTACGAGGGTAAGCACAGCCACGACGTGCCGGTCGGCCGGGGCCGCGCGCTGCCGGCGACATCTTCCTCCGACAGCTCGGGCGTCATCTGGCCTGCCGCCGTGCCGGCCCCGTACACCCTCGAGATGCTCACCAACCCTGCCGCCGGACACCGAGGCTACGCGGCCGGCGGCGCCTTCCAGCGCACCAAGGACGAGCCCCGGGACGACATGTTCGTCGAGTCGCTCCTCTGCTAG